A window of Streptomyces sp. NBC_01142 genomic DNA:
TACGTGTGGGGAGCGGAGGGCCCGGGATCGTACGACTGCTCGGGGCTGACATCGAAGGCCTGGGCAGCGGCCGGGCGGACCATCCCGCGCACCTCGCAGGAGCAGTGGCGGCTGCTGCCCCGGATCGACGTCAAGGACATGCGCCCCGGCGACTTGATCATCTATCACGCCGACGCGAGCCATGTCGGGATGTACATCGGCGACGGCGCGATCGTGCACGCACCGCGCCCTGGGCGGAATGTGACGATTGCGGGGGCGGGCTCGATGGCGATTCTCGGTGTCGTACGCCCCGACAAGTGACCCACGTCGCACGGCGGATGTGAAGAAGTGACCCACGCCGCACGGGCAGGTGTGAAGGAATGTGACCACGGGGTGACGATGGCGTGATGTTCGTCATGGGCCCCTGAGCAAGTACCTCCCCATGCGCGGCATATGACAGTGGCTCTTCGCGTCACAGCATTCCGTTCGGACGTCGTGTACCGCTATGGTCCCGGTCTGGTGGGGCGTCGATCGTCGCTCCACCGCGCCCTCGGGGGGAGGGAAGGAAACCCAGACCGATGCCCGTACCCGTACCGCGACAGAGGGGCGTCCCCGCCGCGGAGACCACCAGTGGGAGCACCCGCCCCGGCGTGGGCTCCGGTGGCATGGCCGGCGCCAGATCCGGCGGGAGCACCGGCGGGAGCACCAGCGGCGGCGACCTCACGCTCCTGGTGATCGAGGACGACCCGGCGGGCACGTTCACCGTGCCCGAGCTGCTGGACGCGGCCGGAACCCGGGTCCGTATCCGCAGTGCCCGCAATCTGACCGAGGCGGAGCGGCTGCTCACGGACGATGTCCACTGCATCCTCGTGGACCTCGCGCTGTCCGGCCCGTCCGGCACGTCCGGGCAGGACGACGACGAGCTGGGCGTGCTGCGGCACGTCCTGCGCCTCGCGCCCCGCCATGCCGTCCTCGCACTGACCTCCGAGGCGGACAGCGAGCGGGCGGCAGCGGCGGTACGGGTCGGGGCCCAGGACTATCTGCTGCGCGACGAACTGGACGGACGGCTGCTCAGCCGCGCTGTCCGGTACGCCGTCGAGCGCAAGCGCGCCGACACGGCCCAGGTGAAGCTGGCCGAGTCCCGGCTGCGCGCCCAGGAGAACGCCCGCCTGGAGCGTGGTCTGCTGCCCACTCCCCTACTGGACGGTTCGGATCTGCGGTTCGCCGCGCGTTACCGGCCGGGCCGCTCACGGGCGCTGCTGGGCGGGGACTTCTACGACACGGTCCGTACCCCCGACGGCACGGTCCACGCGATGATCGGCGACGTCTGCGGGCACGGCCCGGACGAGGCGGCGCTCGGCGTCGAGCTGCGGATTGCCTGGCGGGCGCTGACGTTCGCGGGCCTGTGCGGGGACGAGCTGCTCTCCACGCTGCAGCAGGTCCTGGAGCACGAGCGGGAGAGCGAGGAGATCTTCGCGACGCTCTGCACGGTGGACATCGCGCCGGACGGGCGGCGGGCCGGCCTCTGCCTGGCGGGTCACCCGACGCCGCTGATCGCCCGGCACGGGCGCGCGGCGCAGCTGCTTCCGTACGACGACGGCGGCCCGGCGCTCGGCCTGCTGCCGCGCGCCCGCTGGCCGCGCCGCCAGGTGGAGCTGGGCTCCGCGTGGAGCCTGATGATGTACACCGACGGGCTGATCGAGGGCCGGCAGGGGCCGGACACCAGACAGCGTCTGGGCCAGGACGGCATGGTCGAGATGATCAACCGGCAGCTGGCGGCGGGGCTGGACGGCGAGGCGCTGCTGGAGGCGGCGGTCGCGGAGGTACGCGATCTGAACGGCGGGGACCTGACCGACGATGTGGCGGTGCTGCTGCTCAGCAGAGCAGGGGCCCGCGGCTAGCGCGTGCCCCTGCGTGTTCTTGCTGCGTGCCGGCGGTGTGCCGGCGGTGTGCTTGTTTGCCCGGTCCCCTGGTCAGCGTCCGCCGTTGTACGGACCGTAGGGCCCGTCGCTGCTGGAGCCGCCGCGGCGGCCACCGCCGCCGGAGACCTTCTTGAGGGCGGGACGTACGTCCACGAAGAAAACGATGGTCGCGATCAGCCCGGCGAGCGACAGGAACAGCACCTCGACGAACAGGTTCAGCGCGACCGTCACAGCCAGGATCATCAGCCAGAAGGACTTGGTCTTCTTGTCAGCGGCGCGGTAGGCGTCCTCGCGCGCCATGGCCGCCAGGATCAGCGCGGTCACGGACGAGACGACGAAGACGACGTCGAGGACCAGCCAGAGTGTGAGGTCGAATCCCTCGCGCATGCTGAACACCGCCTAATGAGTGGTTTGTAGCGCCTCGCGGCCAAGGTACCGGGATAACGGGCCGGGCACCTCACCTGGTGCCCGGCCCGTTCTCCTCGATGCGTGACCTGCCTACTTGGCGGACTGCGAGGTGGGCTTCTTCGCCGTCGCCTTGCGGGCGGGGGCCTTGCGGGGGCCCGGAGCGGACTTCTTGGCCTCGGCCTTCGGCTCCTCCGCCGCCCCGTTCCCGGCCGGCTTGGCCTGCTGGGCGTCCGGCTCGACGGCGACGGCGATCTCGGCGATCTCCTCGGCCGCCTCGCCGCGCCACGACCGCACGGCCTGCTCGCCCTGCTCGGCGACCTTCTCGTACGTCTCACGGGCCTTGACCGCGTACTCGGCGGCCACGCCCACGCCACGCAGCGCGATGTCCTGGGCGGTCTCGCCGAACTTCTTCAGATCGGTGTCGAAGGTCCCGAGCACCTCGGTGACCTTGGCCTGCACGGTGGCCTGGGCCTCCTTGGCCTGGGTGGTCACCTTCTCCTGCACGGCCTTGGGGTCGGTGTTGCGCACGGCCTCGATACGGCTCGGGGCCTCGGCCTTGAGCTGCTCGATCAGCGCGGGCACCTTCTTCGCCTGCTGTACGGCGAGGTCGGCGGTACCGGCGGCGAAGTAGAGGGGGGTGGGGTCGGTGAGGGTCTTACGCAGGTCATCGGTGATGGCCATGACTGTGGTCCTCCCGGATCGCAGGTCAGTTTGAGGGTTGTCCGGCATTACTGCCGTCGGCCGTGCGGGGGCCGTCAGCGGTGGCGTCCGTAGTATCCGCTATGTCCGCGGTGTCCGAGACCTCGGTCACGGCCTCGGCCACGGCATCGGATCCGGCCTCGTGCTCGAGTCCGTTCCCGTCCTCGAGCCCGTTCTCCTTGCGGAAGGATTCGTAGATCTGCAGCAGAACTTGCTTCTGCCGCTCGTTGATCGAGGGGTCGGCGAGGATGACGGCACGCGTCTCCAGCTCGTCCCGTTCCCGCTCATCGAGAATCCCGGCGCGGACGTACAGCGTCTCGGCGGAGATCCGCAGGGCCTTGGCGACCTGCTGCAGCACCTCCGCGCTCGGCTTGCGCAGCCCGCGCTCGATCTGGCTCAGATACGGATTGGACACCCCGGCGGCTTCGGCGAGCTGCCGGAGCGAGAGCTGCGCAGTGCGCCGCTGCTCGCGCAGGTACTCACCGAGATTGCCGACGTTGAGTGATGCCATACCCGGATACTGCCGCATCGTCGCTAACTATTGCAAGCAGACGCTTGCAATAGTGTTCCATCCAACATGCCGAGGCAATGTGACTCGTCACGCCAACTGTCCGTTCTCAGCAGATGTGGCGAGTCCCAGTGGTTCTGGCAGACGACCTGGCGGAGTCCCGGCGAAGCCGGCCTGTACGGTCCACCGCATGGTTGACGAGTTCGATGTGGCTCAAGCTCTGCGCGGCGGGGTACCCGACAGGGCGCGAGCCTGGGCCTTCGTTCGGGACTTTGCCGCAACGTGGGCGGAGCCGCTCGCCGACGACACCGGTGCGCGAATGGAGGAGCTGGAGCGAGCCGAAGAGACGCTGGGGCTCGCACTGCCGACCGCGTTGCGTGAGGCCTACTTGCTTCTCGGCACGCGCCGCGATCTCACCGGCAACCAGGACCCTCTGCTTCGGCCCTCCGAATTGTTCGTGCATGACGAGTTCGGCGGAGTGCTCGTCTTCCGCAGCGAGAACCAGGGGTGCGCATTCTGGGGAGTCCGACTGCGGGATCTCGACCAGGACGATCCGCCGGTGTTCGTCCAGTCGCGGGACGGCTGGGTTCTCTTCCTGGAGCGAGTTTCCCTGGCCTGGGTCGAGCTCGTCCTCAGCGAGACGCTACTCGGCCGCGAAGAACGGCTCTACAACGCCTGTGAACTACCCGCCGGACTGATCCGAGAGCTGCCGAGCCAGTTCTCGCGGGTGGAGTTTCCCGAGTACCCGATGTGGACCCGGAAGGAAGAGTCACCCGTGTGCTGGTTCTCCGCACCGGGGAAGCTCCTGCGGCTCGACGGCCTGAGTGACCACAGCTGGCTGCACGTCCGGGGAAGGACGCCGGCCGACCTGGAGTCGCTCTGCGCCACCCTCCCCGGACACTGGGTAGCAGCATCCAGCCGCTGTTACCAGGAGGCTGGTGCGCGTCCCCCACACTTCCGCGAGAAAGCCGCCGAGCAGCAAGCCGAGCGAGGTCAGCCCATGCCGACAAAATTGATCGTCGCGGCCGCGCAGCCTTGCATCCCGTCCGGAGCGACGGTCTGCCGGACGGCCATGACCGTGACATTCACCAGCTGTCTGAAGGTCCCGAAGACAGCGCCCCGTGCCCGCATCACCGGCCGCCTTCGCTTCCGATGTGGTTGATGACTGCCCGTAGTCCGTGGCTCGGTGTGGCCCCGGAGAGGTCGTCACCACCTTCGGTGCACGGTTGCCTTACTGCCGGTCACCAGGCTTGCCGGCGGAACGTCATCGGTCACGACCGCGCCGGCGGCGACCACGGCGTCACGGCCAATGCTGACGCCAGGAAGGATCGTGGCACCGGCGCCGATCCACACGTTCTCCGCCACATCGATGGGCGCGCCGCTCAGCCACCCCCGTCGCTCCTCAGGATCGACCGGGTGACCGACGGTGATGAACGTGGCCTTTGGTCCGACCATCACGCGCTCGCCGAGCCGGATGCCGGCGTAGTCCAGGAACGTGCAGTTCTGGTTGATGAACACGCGTTCCGCGAGGTCCAGGTGAAGGCCGTGGTCCGTATAGAAGGGCGGATAGATCGTGACTCTCGTCGACAGCGGCCTGCCGAGGATCTGTTCGAACAGTTCCGCCCTGCCCGCTTCGTGCTCGAAGGGCAGGACGTTCAGGCGGGAGGTGAGCTCGGTGACCCGCAGGACCCTCTCGGCCATGGCCTGGAACTCGGCGCTACGGATGCGCATGAGACGGTCGCTGGACATGCCACGATCCCTTTCTGGTGTACCGGTGACTGGGTAGGACTCACCAGGCGCTGGTGGACGCTGCTGTCAGCAGCCGGTCGAGTCACCTTTGTCGGGGTTGGGACCTGTGAGCATTTGCGATGTCGCTGTCGCCGCGCCGTGGCGTCGTTGCCCAGGACGGGAGCCAGACCGTCTCAGGGAGCCTTGGCAGGCTTCCGAGGTGGGTGATGATTCCACGGAGTCCTGGATGCGGATTCGTTCTGGGGAGGATGAGAGAGAGTGGGTATGCGAGGGTCGGATTCACGATAGGGATGCGGCGTAGGTCGTAGTTCGTCGGCCAGATGTACCGGTCGCGTGCCCCGACGAGGGTGGCCACGTCCGCGGAATCCGCGAGGGT
This region includes:
- a CDS encoding PP2C family protein-serine/threonine phosphatase, with the protein product MPVPVPRQRGVPAAETTSGSTRPGVGSGGMAGARSGGSTGGSTSGGDLTLLVIEDDPAGTFTVPELLDAAGTRVRIRSARNLTEAERLLTDDVHCILVDLALSGPSGTSGQDDDELGVLRHVLRLAPRHAVLALTSEADSERAAAAVRVGAQDYLLRDELDGRLLSRAVRYAVERKRADTAQVKLAESRLRAQENARLERGLLPTPLLDGSDLRFAARYRPGRSRALLGGDFYDTVRTPDGTVHAMIGDVCGHGPDEAALGVELRIAWRALTFAGLCGDELLSTLQQVLEHERESEEIFATLCTVDIAPDGRRAGLCLAGHPTPLIARHGRAAQLLPYDDGGPALGLLPRARWPRRQVELGSAWSLMMYTDGLIEGRQGPDTRQRLGQDGMVEMINRQLAAGLDGEALLEAAVAEVRDLNGGDLTDDVAVLLLSRAGARG
- a CDS encoding DUF2516 family protein — translated: MREGFDLTLWLVLDVVFVVSSVTALILAAMAREDAYRAADKKTKSFWLMILAVTVALNLFVEVLFLSLAGLIATIVFFVDVRPALKKVSGGGGRRGGSSSDGPYGPYNGGR
- a CDS encoding helix-turn-helix domain-containing protein; its protein translation is MASLNVGNLGEYLREQRRTAQLSLRQLAEAAGVSNPYLSQIERGLRKPSAEVLQQVAKALRISAETLYVRAGILDERERDELETRAVILADPSINERQKQVLLQIYESFRKENGLEDGNGLEHEAGSDAVAEAVTEVSDTADIADTTDATADGPRTADGSNAGQPSN
- a CDS encoding DapH/DapD/GlmU-related protein, producing MSSDRLMRIRSAEFQAMAERVLRVTELTSRLNVLPFEHEAGRAELFEQILGRPLSTRVTIYPPFYTDHGLHLDLAERVFINQNCTFLDYAGIRLGERVMVGPKATFITVGHPVDPEERRGWLSGAPIDVAENVWIGAGATILPGVSIGRDAVVAAGAVVTDDVPPASLVTGSKATVHRRW